From Spiroplasma endosymbiont of Diplazon laetatorius:
ACTTTCAATTATTTCTATGAATAGTGAAAGTGCTTTTTCTGTCATTTCTTCATAGTTTTTTGTTTTTATTAATCTCATATAAACATTTCCTTTCTGTTCATAATGATTTTATTACTCCAAATAGCTCATTTACTTTCCATTTTGGAAAGTTCATTTTTACTTATAAATAAAATAATTGTAAAACCCAAATAATTGGGTTTTTTTATTCTCAATATTGTAAAATATGAGTGGTGAGATAAATGAAATTAGCGCAAATAAATGATTTTAATGATCTTTATAATCAAAGAGGTAATGAAGAACTAACAGAACTAGCTCAAGATATAAGAGATTTCTTAAATGACTTTGTTAATAAAAACAAAGGTCATATAGGAAGTAATTTAGGGGTAGTTGAGTTAACATTATCTATTTTGTCATATTTTGATCTAAATAAGTCTATAGTTTTATTTGATACAGGTCACCAATCACACGTCTATAAACTATTAATACACGGTATTGATAAGTTTAATACAATAAAACAATTTAAAGGTTTAAGTAACTTTCAAGAAATCAAAGAATCAGAACATGATTGAATAAGCACTGGTCACAGTTCAACTTCAATTGCTTATCAATTTGGTTATGCAATAGCAAGTGATAAGGAAAACATAATCTCTGTAATTGGAGATGCTGCTTTCTTTGGATCATATACATTACCTGGTTTAATAAACTTACAAAATACAGATAAAAAAACAATAACAATCCTTAATGATAACAATGAAGCAATTGGTGAAAACTCACTTGCAATAAAAGATATTAAAATGTATGTTGAATCTTTAGGTTTAAAATATATTAAATGTGAAGATGGACATGACTTCAAAAAGTTATTTGAAGCTTTTGATCTGGCAAAAGATTCAAAAGAACATGTTTTCATACATTGTATAACTAAAAAAGCACATGGTTATGTTGGTTCAAATACTTTATTTCAAAACCACTCAATTGAAAATGAAGTTGGAAACAGTTACTCTAAATTAATAGCTAAAGAAGTTGAAAAACATTTTACAAAAGAAGACTATTTAGTTTGTCCTGCAATGATCAACTCATCAAATTTTACAGATTTAAAAAATAATTTTGATAAGAACGTTATTGATGTTGGAATAAATGAAGAGTTTAGTATTTTAGTTGCAAGCGCGATATCTAATTCAAACAAAAAAACATTAATTTCTATTTATTCAACTTTTTTCCAAAGAGTTTTTGATCAATTAGCTCATGATGTATTTAGAAATAATTTACCTATGACGTTTTTAATCGATAGGGGAGGTTTGAATTTTAGCGGGGGAGTTAGTCATCACGGAATTTATGATGTATCATTAATAAATAACTTTTCTAATGCAATAATTTGTCAGCCTTATAGTTTAAATGATGTAAAAGTTTTAATTGAACAATCATTTTTAAATAAAGATAAACAATTTTTTATAAGATACGAAAACTTATCTGCAATAGAAGATAATTTAAATGAAAATTTTAAAATAGGACAATGACAAGAGTTAATTTATAATCAAAATAACAAAATAACTTTAATAAGTTATGGAAATGTTTTAAATGAATTCAAACAATATATTGAAGATAATAATTTAGAAATAAATTTAGTTAATGCAAGATATATAAACCCAATTGATAAAGAGTTACTAACAAAACATAAAAGAAACAGTATTTTTGTTTATGAACAAGTTCTAAATAAAAATAACTTATATACAAACATTAAAAAAGAATTTGATGATCTAGATGTTACAAGTTTTGCTTTTGAAA
This genomic window contains:
- a CDS encoding 1-deoxy-D-xylulose-5-phosphate synthase N-terminal domain-containing protein; translated protein: MKLAQINDFNDLYNQRGNEELTELAQDIRDFLNDFVNKNKGHIGSNLGVVELTLSILSYFDLNKSIVLFDTGHQSHVYKLLIHGIDKFNTIKQFKGLSNFQEIKESEHDWISTGHSSTSIAYQFGYAIASDKENIISVIGDAAFFGSYTLPGLINLQNTDKKTITILNDNNEAIGENSLAIKDIKMYVESLGLKYIKCEDGHDFKKLFEAFDLAKDSKEHVFIHCITKKAHGYVGSNTLFQNHSIENEVGNSYSKLIAKEVEKHFTKEDYLVCPAMINSSNFTDLKNNFDKNVIDVGINEEFSILVASAISNSNKKTLISIYSTFFQRVFDQLAHDVFRNNLPMTFLIDRGGLNFSGGVSHHGIYDVSLINNFSNAIICQPYSLNDVKVLIEQSFLNKDKQFFIRYENLSAIEDNLNENFKIGQWQELIYNQNNKITLISYGNVLNEFKQYIEDNNLEINLVNARYINPIDKELLTKHKRNSIFVYEQVLNKNNLYTNIKKEFDDLDVTSFAFETNIIEHGKKDLLLKEIKMDIESVIKKIFEVKKDAKDSR